The Oreochromis niloticus isolate F11D_XX linkage group LG18, O_niloticus_UMD_NMBU, whole genome shotgun sequence DNA window ttctaagttaaacggttttgaaggagatagagtacaaaaaacgtacggaagaataaaatagaataataaagattagaagaacaatactgtgaatgcttttacaagcattcacactaataactagaaagtgcattttctgaagaaactgcagtgtgaatgcttgaatctgaatgtatgcactgaaatgaattaattgctgaatttttagttaaaaattttgaatgagatgaaaaatacagaaatttgtacctgaaaacaaaaaagctgaactgctaaaagctgacaaccacagagaagaagttggaaaagagctgaaaatgttttaaatgtaaattagaaaaacataagaaatgacaaaagactatttagagtcagaaaacatctgaatgaatattaaaagttcatattctttgaatcactgaatgactaaaatgtgatccctccacttggatccacacagtttaaaaactttacatatctgagctttcaaagacactctgttggaaagagaacaacgatggtgacgttttgagggtaaaatgatggctgtacagcaaacactgtggacacagcagcagttgaaagagaagtgtttaagatgaatcttggcagagtgagagacagagctcattaggcaggcaggtgtgagcctggttgctatagtgactgcacccactggctccatacacacgcgcacagacatgcacctcacttttgctgcttaaaatgaatagaaaagtcaggtcgaaacaaatcgctcccaaatgaaaagtacaggtcgtattgacaaaattctttcaccgtgagtggcagcaatgtccagtctacctaattctcagttttcatgcttgtggagtttattatatggacgtggtgacagtgtaaagacagcctgtacttctggttttcaaacgaaccttctgagccattttaacattagagtctatggaggagttggagggaggaggctgtgcattggtgacatttatgaaagaaccataacacctagtacaatagtaaacacattggatgaaagaggacagcgatggctacgttttgagggtaaaatcatacctgtagaccaaacaccgtggacacagcagcagttttaaaaaatattttaagatttatttttttgctcctctcactctagcagttgagctgtctcactctagccccaacattccgtcccatacacacccattataaactctgaaacgggtgaaaaaacatcatgaaacttaaactggaactgaagaaaaagtataacagatattgaaaagataaatacaagttgaatagttgaatgtcttgtcttcgttttaaagtttgaatggtggctctatgtcaacctatgttgaagtagatacagtttgaaaatgagtaagttgaatgaggatttgaagggtctccccattgaaatacatgggaaatttttgttgaaaaaagttgaataaaattaaaaatataaatgttaaaaatgagaaaaatagaagcagtcatgtccaaaagaagaggaatctaacggtgtttgaatggtttttctaagttgaacggttttgaaggagatacagtacaaaaaacgtacggaatatataataaaatataataataataataaagattagaagaacaatactgtgaatgcttttacaagcattcacactaataataataataaagattagaagaacaatactgtgaatgcttttacaagcattcacactaataataataaagattagaagaacaatactgtgaatgcttttacaagcattcacactaataataaaatagaactagaaagtgcattttctgaagaaactgcagtgtgaatgcttgaatctgaatatatgcactaaaaagaattaattgctgaattttaagttaaaaatgttgaatgagatgaaaaatacagaaattttcacctgaaaacaaaagtgctgaactgctaaaagctgacaagcacagagaagaagttggaaaatagctgaaaatgttttaaatgtaaattagaaaaacctaagaaatgggaaaagaaaatttagagtcagaaaacatctgaatgaatattaaaagttcatattctttgaatcactgaatgactaaaatgtgatccctccacttggatccacacagtttacaaggtttacatctctgagctctgaaagacacgctgttggaaagagaaggacgatggcgacgttttgagggtaaaatgatggctgtagaccaaacactgtggacacagcagctgttgaaagagaagtgtttaagatgaatcttggcagagtgagagacagagctcgttaggcaggcaggtgtgagcctggttgctatagtgactgcacccaatggctccatacacacgcacacagacatgcacctcacttttgctgcttaaaatgaacagaaaagtcaggtcgaaacaaatcactcccaaatgaaaagtacagttcccattgacaaaattctttcaccgtgagcgacagcaatgtctagtctactgaattctcagttttcatgcctgtagAGTTTaatatatggacgtggtgacagtggaaagacaccatgctcttctgattttcaaacgaaccttctgagccattttaacattagagtctatggaagagttggagggaggaggctgtgctttggtgacatttatgaaagaaccataacacctaggacaatagtaaacacattggatgaaagaggacagcgatggctacgttttgagggtaaaatcatacctgtagagcaaaagctgctcacacagcagcagttttaaaaaagattttaagattaatttttttgctcctctcactctagcagttcagctgtctcactctagccccaacattccgtcccatacacacccattataaactctgaaatgggtgaaaaaacatcatgaaacttaaactggaactgaagaaaaagtataatagatattgaaaaaaTGAATagaagttgaatagttgaatgtcttggcttcgttttaaagtttgaatggtggctctatgtcaacgtatgtggaaggagatacagtttaaagaggagtaagttgaatgagaatttgaagggtctctccattgaaatacattataaatttttgttaaataaagttgaataattttaaaaatataaatgttaaaaatgagaaaaatacgagcagtcatgtcctaaagaagaggaatctaacggtgtttgaatggtttttctaagttgaacggttttgaagtagTGGGattacaaaaaacgtacggaacatataataataataataaaatagaactagaaagtgcattttctgaagaaactgcagtgtgaatgcttgaatctgaatatatgcactgaaaagaattaattgctgaattttaagttaaaaatgttgaatgagatgaaaaatacagaaattttcacctgaaaacaaaagtgctgaactgctaaaagctgacaagcacagagaagaagttggaaaatagctgaaaatgttttaaatgtaaattagaaaaacctgagtaatgagaaaagactatttagagtcagaaaacatctgaatgaatattaaaagttcatattctttgaatcactgaatgactaaaatatgatccctccatttggatccacacagttttaaaggtttacatctctgagctttgaaagacacgctgttggaaagagaacaacgatggcttcgttttgagggtaaaatgatggctgtagagcaaacactgtggacacagcagctgttgaaagagaagtgtttaagatgaatcttggcacagtgagagacagagctcgttaggcaggcaggtgtgagcctggttgctatagtgactgagccaggggctccatacacacgcacagagacatgcacctcacttttgctgcttaaaatgaacagaaacgtcagccccaaacaaatccttcccaaatgaaaagtacaggtcctattgacgaaattctttcaccgtgagcggcagcaatgtctagtctacctaattctcagttttcatgcctgtggagtttattatatggacgtggtgacagtgtaaaaacaccatgctcttctgattttcaaacgaaccttctgagccattttaacattagagtctatggaggagttggagggaggaggctgtgctttggtgacatttatgaaagaaccataacacctaggacaatagtaaacacattggatgaaagaggacagcgatggctacgttttgagggtaaaatcagaccggtagagcaaacgctgcggacacagcagcagttttaaaaaatattttaagattaattttttcgctcctctcactctggcagttgaagctctcactctaacctccaacattccgtcccatacacacccattataaactctaaaatggctgaaaaaacatcatgaaacttaaactggaactgaagaaaaagtataacagatattgaaaagataaatacaagttgaatagttgaatgtcttgtcttcgttttaaagtttgaatggtggctctacgtcattgtatgtggaagtagatacagcttaaagaggagtaagttgaagaagaatttgaagggtctccccattgaaatacatgggaaatttttgttgaaaaaagttgaataattttaaaaatataaatattataaatgagaaaaatacaagcagtcatgtccaaaagaagaggaatctaacggtgtttgaatggtttttctaagttgaacggttttgaaggagttagatgccaaaaaatGTACGGAATagagaataaaaataaagattagaagaacaatactgtgaatgcttttcaagcattcacactaattagaagaacaatactgtgaatgcttttacaagcattcacactaataaagattagaagaacaatactgtgaatgcttttacaagcattcacactaataataaagattagaagaacaatactgtgaatgcttttacaagcattcacactaataagaaagattacaacaactatactgtgaatgcttttacaagcattcacactaataatcaCTTTGTCAGCTGAATGTAATTTAATTAACAGGTGTGACTCCTGGGTGAATCGGATTGATTTCAGGGGAAGTTAGAAAAGAGAACAATGTGTACTGTCAGTGAAAATTTGCGtaaattatattaatttaatataatattaattatattaaattatattaattatatatatattaattcaCCTTTTCCAGTAGTTTTGGATAGGGTCCTACGTAATTTTCCACTATGTTGATGTTCGGAGGTGCCCAGCGTCTTTTAGAGTGACTCAGGAAGCCTTGGCCTCGTTGCTGTGACATTCAAACAAGTCAGGATATGTTAGAAAAAAACGCACCGTGCTTTCTGAGCTGTATAAACGGCTCacaattagggatgggtatcgaaaaccggttcttgttgagaaccggttcccactgtttcaattccttggaatcgtttgccatttttgcaaacgattcccttatcgattccagtcgccccgaatgacatcaccacgttgcggagcgtcggagtgtacctggcaggaaacacggcgcctaagcggctcaaacgcttaaaagtttgtttatactttacgagaacggatgacaacagggcaacttgcaatacttgcaaagtagatatttcattaagggaggaaacactacgaatatgcaaaagcatttgctcacaaaacacgcgatgaacttaaatgaatgtctttaattccgctccggactcgtgaatctcaacccagcagcagcggtaacatttgcacgtcatctcctgttaatgcggcaggtaaataatcaactaacagtgcatattatgttagcgcgatctgctttattacaaaacctgccattgtgcatttaggtgaccgtgatgagagagacagacagtctggctggcgctcgctggcagttgtcgctgcagtctaccggtagcgtctcttttcaggcccgaatgtcaccgagcagtgactaagtttgtggtaaaaacctTGCACCcgtttgccacagcagatggtaagtgaatgtgtttaattgtagacagggacattactggatattcttgtgtaattgctacagaataatttatgttatactttgttattgctacagaagaatatttattttattattttacatttacaatttttcccggggaccctgtgacaccccattgaagagctgtaggctgtggatctcttaagatcccactgttgggtttgtaaggccatgttactcctaaatttctatcttgttgaaagagaagatataaaacagttctaagataatcgaccttagtgttctccttttttaaaacaagaatcgataagagaatcgaatcgttaaacagaatcgaaaatggaatcggaatcgttaaaatcttatcaatacccatccctattcacAATATGCAGTTGCCTTacatgttttttcagcattgtACTGCGGACAAGGTGAACTTCCATCTTACTTTCCGTCCCACTATTGTCCAGAGCGCACACAAAAAATGTCCGTCCTCTTTCGGCCACTGAGACAGACGTTAAAGCTACCACTGCTCCATTACTGTTTATTGTAAAACTCGGGTCCTTCACAGTTAACTGCGTTGatttgacatcacagccgaCGGCTTCAACTGAAAACCGAGAAAGGGAATGTTAAAACGAgccataaaacataaaacagtcgGTGTCCAACGCTTTTTCACACAgaaggaatgaaaaaaaaaagtaagcaGAGCAGCACCTTTTGCTACTTGGTATTCAGGTGGAATTGTTTCAGGTACAATTACGTAGAGAGACCTCGGGAGAGAGCACGACTCCACGCAGGGCAGGATCTGAAGGTGAAAGTGAGTTTCAAACTGGCTTGTCGTTAATGCTTCTGGGCATTAACATTTTTGCTATAGCaaacagcaccgacagaagttacagacaGCAAACATTAAGAGAAATGTATTGTAGGCGAGACTGAGGATGACTGCAGCCCTTTGTGTATCTGCAATTACAGCACACAGAATATTTGTGCTGGGATTGTTACATATTGACATTAAAAACAGTCTTGTGTATCAACTACAAATTGGCAATATTTATCAGTATATCACAATTATAATTCAGTTTATTTCCCTCTCACTGCGATAATGCTTTTATCACCGACTGtcttgaaaagctgaaaaatgagTAGTACAGGGAAAATGTAGTTATTTGTTATCCGTAGGATAGCTTTAACACTTTTTAATAAGATTTTACAATCCTCCCTACCCCAGTCATGCATACTTAAAACTAGTTGTACCAGTATAGTGGTTTAAAGTTAGCATAGATGGAATGCCAATTTCACttatgaccagtgttgggaaggttacttttaaaatgtattccattacagaatactgaatacatgccccaaaatgtattctgtaacgtattccgttacgttactcaatgagcgtaacgtattctgaatactttggattacttaatatattatcgtgctgtttacaactacctgaatgtactattgctgtgatttattactgatactgaaggtccgcggttccgaaccgtagtaaagggacctctggctaatacggtgggttccgtgtcgggctggtagccgaaaactagctttactttgttgtctggatcaactttgcttgcgagagacagagagaggcgttgaaaggctgctccaacggaacttattttttcaggaggaaaacacgaacacagtgtacagtcgagtcttaatagcttacttacagctgggctcatcaggcactcttcttggctgctgtggttattattatatttacatgcttccagctcccgtttttgctccgtgacagctcggacttttcctttctctccctccctcgctcacagacacataacgtgtatggcagtccattctcgctgcagcacagactacactgcccatgaggctacattctttagggccatgcctgtagcattctgccttttagcttagcacaacaacaacaaaaaagcgctctctcacccaggaaacacgcagagagagagcgtcaccctgtaaccatggcaaccgtaacgctgccgcctggaacaccATTaagtagctgtcaaacaaacccaaacagtcctgacccgcgacaatatgaaacagggaagtaccgccgtgtaatccatttatttcaacaaagtaactgtattctaaataccacctttttaaacggtaactgtaatggaatacagttactcatattttgtattctaaatacgtaacggcgatacatgtattccgttactccccaacactgcttatgacatggctttaaaaaaaagaaaatacaggtTGCACGACTTAACAAGTATCAGTACTAATCAAAGTAGACAAGTGATGAAATAAAATACTGGAAATCGTTGATTTTACTGTAAACTCTGAATTCTTCGTCGCACGGCTTTGCAATTTCACTTGCAAGGTCAGAGTGAGTTTTTGTACATGGAACTAAATACATGTTAGGTAATCCCTACTTACTTAGCTATTATAGTTATAATATCCCTGGTAATCCCTAACAGTGGAATAAAGAAAACTAGAAACACTTACCAACATTAGGCAGGTgctggaaataaaacattttgccatttttgaataaaaaagaagCTTTGTCACTTGTCTATGCCCCTACTTCTGTCTTAATAAAAACAGGTGGTCATTTATCAGCTGCAGTATCTGTTGTAACAAGTGAAATTTCAAACAAGCACAGTACCTTTGGACTGTGCTCCTCAAAAAAAGTAAATGTGAGCCAAACACTGTATTTGTGTGGGTCAATGTGGGAAATGTCAGTAATGACAGGAGGTTGTCTGACAGTTTGgtgttcaaattaaaaaaataaaaaggatctATAAAAATGTGCAGGTTACCGGATTTGTATTTAGCATGTAAAGGTCAAATAAATGATGGTCAACTCCTTTGCTAAGTAAGGGTAAAGTGAATTTGTTCTTGTGGTCTCATTTGATACTCTTTATATACCCCTCTATTTTTTTCTAGCTGCTTTCATGTCTGGGAACCGTCAGTGGACTTCGATATGCATCCATAGACTATCAGTTTACTTCTTTTCTTGGTCTCATCCTTCCCACACGCTGTTTAAGCCAGTGTTCTGTGTTTCCCCTTTAATTTCCCAGTTTGGCGTCTTTGGCTCCAGCCAGCtttgtttcatattttctgtAAGCTCACaagctgtgtttttttgtttttttttagtttagttctgcttctgagtcctgcatttggatccACATTCTACAAAGCAGGACACTGTTGACAGTGCAGTCCCACATAAAGAGTTACATCAGATCACCCTATGCATTTTGCATATGAATGCATCAGTACAAAGCAATAGTAATAGTCTTATAACACTGTGGCATGCTACAAGTATAGGCGCTTGAAGAAATACtggtctgtctgtttgtttgtggagGCTTATCTCAGGTCTACACAGAGATTGACCCCTGCTTGCTCCTCCTCTCTTGACTGCAGCTCTACTGTATAGGAGGAATACACTTGAGCTCCACTCTGAACACCACAGGAATTTGAACTGAGTGAAGCCTGGTGTGGGGGAGACTGTGTAACCACAGCGAAACACTCATTATCTCTACAAACTGTTGATAAAAGCGAAGCAGCAGAAACACTGGCCCTAcgtcatttaaaatatgtccAGTTCGGAAATACTCTACTGGCTTGACCTTGTTTATGAAAGCATTTTGAAGGCAGGATACATGGGCCTGCAACAGGAAAGGTGAGAAAAATGTCAGGAAGACTTATGGTGGGAGTCATGGGCATGGACATAATGAAAGTGCTTACAGCTTTAACGCTTTACCAGCAAATGCAAAACAGACACGGCAAAATACCATGTGattttattacattaaaaaaaagttaattatcTTTGTGCTCAGGCTTCTGTGTGTTTACAGAATTTAGAGTCTAAGCGAGCCTGTGTGGAAGACACCTATTGTACTTCTGGTTATTCAACCGGTCTCCCTATTTCTGACTACTTTTTCCCTACAGTATCCTGGTAAGATTAATCATAACAGATGTTTTTACATTCTATAAGTAACcatgttttgcttttgctgAGTTGTGCAGTTTGGAGAAAGCCAAAATGTGAACTTTCTCTGAAATATTTTCAGCCATTTTTTTCACTTCCGGTTAAATTCGCCCAGTGTCTAAAACATCACTTCATCCAGTAAGCTCTTCTAGTCTGAACACATAAATTGCGAAATGATGACGCAGAaatctctttgtttgtttgccagGATTCCACCCAAATGCTGCAGGGCTCAGACCAAATGTTTTGAGAAGCAAAAGGTACTAAGTGCCAACACTAATTGAACTGCTCACTTTGCATCAGTGACACACATGTCAGGTAAGAAAAGTTCTTCAGTCCACCTAAAGCACCTACCACACCCAGCTTTCCCCACCCTTTGGATGAGCGCCAAATGAGGCATTCATATCATGCGTAGGAGAGAAGTATTCATGTGAAACAAGGTGCTTAAGAGGATTGAGTCAATAATACTAGTGTATCATTACTAACAACTACGTGTTTGGGAGTGTGTGCTGAACAAACTGAAGAATGTGAAGTGTCATAATGTTCCTCAAAGACTGTGACATGTGTCTGCTTAAAAAGTTGACCTGGCATTTGTTGATAAGGACTACTACATTAAACAGTTATTTGGTCATTATATAAGATAGTACCTTTATTAGCAGGTATTAGCACCCTCAGactttttatgatgtttttgtcATAAATCATATGACACAATCAAAACCATCGAcctctgtgttgtgtttttaaatgctcACCAAGAAAGGTATTACATAAATTTGAGTCTTaattgaaagaaagaaagaaagaaagaaagaaagaaagaaagaaagaaagaaagaaagaaagaaagatttttgtcatttctgttttttattgtgTAATTCCAGTATTATCAGAAAcatgcctaccagcctggcattggagcggatgatgccgtcattcacctcctacatcgttccctcgctcacctggagaccgctggaagcactgtgagaatcatgttcttcgatttctccagtgccttcaacaccattcttccctcagttctgaaggacaagctggagaactcaggaggggaccatcacctcactacctagattttggactacctcaccgaccgaccacagtatgtgaggactcagggctgtgtgtcggacagggtcgtctgcagtacgggggacccacagggaacggttctggctccgttcctcttcaccatctacactgcagacttctcccacaactccacccagtgcttcctgcagaagttctctgatgactctgcaatagtcggcctcatcactgatggggacgacaaggagtacagaggactgactcaggactttgtggactggtgccagctgaactacctccagatcaatgccagtaaaaccaaggagctggtgatagacttccgcaggcacaaacatcctccactgcaaccactgaacatccaaggtatggacgtcgaggctgtggacagctacaggtaccttggtgttcatctgaacaacaaactggactggactcataattcagacgccctctacaggaaagggcagagcaggctgtacctgctgcggagactcaggttgtttggagtgaagggcccactcctgaagaccttctatgactctgtggtggcctctgccatcttttttttttttttttttattacttagtttttattaagggttttacatatttactacaacagaaaaggaaaacaacaaacagccaaaaacaacaataacaaaacaagCAGTCGACTGAAAAGCACAGCTTTTTCCCACAAAGCAATTCTGGTAGTGAGAATATGACTTTATATTTATGAATTGACAACACATCTACAGATGTAAGAGCAGCCTAGGAGAGGCATACAGAAGTTTATATAGATGTGAGTAGGCACagcaggagaaagaaagaataaataaatttttaaaaaaaatttaaaaaagaaaaaa harbors:
- the LOC112842746 gene encoding desmocollin-2-like isoform X2: MAKCFISSTCLMLILPCVESCSLPRSLYVIVPETIPPEYQVAKVEAVGCDVKSTQLTVKDPSFTINSNGAVVALTSVSVAERGRTFFVCALDNSGTESKMEVHLVRSTMLKKHQRGQGFLSHSKRRWAPPNINIVENYVGPYPKLLEKLVSDSFAYRDVYYTIEGEGVTTYPTGVFRLDKNTGELFLLKAVGREEFPEYNIVVRAYHKTTWRQTDEDLPIKVVVNDVNDNPPEFVGPLHENIL